A stretch of the Helicoverpa armigera isolate CAAS_96S chromosome 5, ASM3070526v1, whole genome shotgun sequence genome encodes the following:
- the LOC110369933 gene encoding pre-mRNA 3'-end-processing factor FIP1, whose product MADAAVETAPGDENDDSWLYGESNPDQVSDKPQEGNEKDQQKDVADAATEGEDKDQEENEAANDDSHFNDEHFAEVARDGEERNGDADSQNNGDSDSDDSDDIKVTIGEIKSGPQAYASLNIKRGVGLVATGAGDKPRGGTTTGGKVTLEDLDGPGSINGVPALEFNIDTIEDKPWNKPGADISDYFNYGFNEVTWSAYCERQRRMRVNEAGVGLHVGAPPRPPPPDLRRPPGPSRNDEGMPPAMANNYQSRENTIQVMTAERREYGRSGHQRDMGAPDYFGPPPSDHYYPPPPHAPYEEPWGHPEQSGWAPSEIKELTPGPMGPPVGPPMGMGQPLGPPHMSAPPHMMPAPPYVSPYRPHPPPHMHDRDRDRDRDRDRDRMRERDDRDRRDRDRRDEEERDRDRERDRSRSIKPDRIREKSYRRERSRSRSRRHKSRSRSPRQRERSRDRERSRERERDRSRDRERSRDRERSVKPKTKDKEKDDDK is encoded by the exons ATGGCTGATGCTGCCGTTGAAACGGCACCAGGAGATGAAAATGATGATAGTTGGTTATACGGTGAATCAAATCCTGATCAGGTATCGGATAAACCTCAAGAGGGTAACGAAAAAGACCAGCAAAAAGATGTAGCTGACGCCGCAACT GAGGGTGAGGACAAAGACCAGGAGGAGAACGAGGCGGCTAATGATGACTCTCACTTCAACGACGAGCATTTCGCGGAGGTGGCGCGCGATGGCGAGGAGCGGAACGGAGACGCCGACAGCCAGAACAACGGAGACTCGGACTCGGATGATAGCGATGACATCAAAGTCACCATCGGGGAGATCAAGTCGGGACCACAGGCTTATGCTAGCCTCAATATCAAA CGTGGTGTCGGTCTTGTAGCAACTGGTGCTGGGGACAAGCCTCGTGGTGGTACCACCACGGGTGGTAAAGTAACATTGGAAGATTTAGACGGGCCGGGCAGCATCAATGGTGTGCCTGCTCTAGAGTTTAACATTGACACCATTGAAGACAAGCCATGGAACAAACCTGGAGCTGATATATCTG attatttcAACTATGGTTTCAACGAGGTAACGTGGAGCGCGTACTGCGAGCGGCAACGACGCATGCGCGTCAACGAGGCGGGCGTCGGCCTGCACGTGGGGGCGCCgccccgcccgccgccgcctgACCTCAGGAGACCGCCGG gccCTAGCAGAAATGATGAAGGCATGCCACCTGCCATGGCAAACAATTACCAATCTAGAGAAAATACTATACAG GTGATGACAGCAGAGCGTCGCGAGTACGGGCGCAGCGGGCACCAGCGCGACATGGGGGCGCCGGACTACTTCGGGCCTCCGCCCAGCGACCACTACTACCCGCCGCCTCCTCACGCGCCCTACGAGGAACCTTGGG GTCATCCTGAACAGAGTGGCTGGGCTCCAAGTGAAATAAAAGAGTTGACGCCGGGCCCGATGGGTCCGCCGGTGGGGCCGCCCATGGGCATGGGGCAGCCGCTCGGCCCGCCGCACATGTCGGCGCCGCCGCACATGATGCCCGCGCCGCCCTACGTGTCGCCCTACCGCCCGCACCCGCCGCCGCACATGCACGACCGAGACCGAGACCGCGACCGCGACCGCGACCGCGACCGCATGCGGGAGCGAGACGACCGCGACCGCCGAGACCGCGACCGCAGGGATGAG GAGGAGAGAGATAGAGACAGGGAACGAGATCGCTCTCGTTCGATCAAGCCTGATAGGATAAGGGAAAA ATCATACAGACGCGAGAGGTCGCGTTCGCGGTCACGCCGTCACAAGTCGCGGTCGCGCTCGCCGCGGCAGCGCGAACGTTCGCGCGACCGGGAGCGCTCGCGTGAGCGAGAGCGGGACCGCTCCAGGGACCGCGAGCGGTCGCGCGACCGAGAACGTAGTGTCAAACCCAAGACAAAGGATAAGGAAAAAGATGACGACAAATAG